A single window of Methylocella tundrae DNA harbors:
- the cysS gene encoding cysteine--tRNA ligase, with protein sequence MSLRLYNTLTRQKEDFRPIDPANVRLYACGPTVYDHLHIGNGRMLIVFDLLFRVLRHEFGQDHVKYVRNITDVDDKINARAAERGVDISVLTGEMTAIFHQDVEALGCLPPTVEPRATGHMVEMIAIIERLIAKGNAYVADGHVLFDVPSMPDYGQLSKRPLDEMIAGARVEVAPYKRGPMDFVLWKPSAPEEPGWPSPWGRGRPGWHIECSAMSWKHLGETFDIHGGGIDLVFPHHENEIAQTRCAFGHRIMANIWMHNGHLQVEGEKMSKSLGNFITIHELLHSDKFGGRPWPGEVLRLAMLRTHYRQPIDFTVKALEEAEQTLERWRNYAVLSDQSDGAPPAFLEALEDDLNTPKALSEIHSLYRVGVISGAPPENDEEPRVRAFNAETKRSSAQLRSCLHLLGLDRIWAPSWNRPSSKIDASRRIEIEALIAAREDARKSRNWAESDRIRDELDAMGVALKDNKDGATSWEAKR encoded by the coding sequence ATGTCGTTGCGGCTCTATAACACGCTGACCCGCCAGAAAGAGGATTTCCGGCCGATTGATCCGGCCAATGTGCGCCTCTACGCCTGCGGCCCGACAGTCTATGATCACCTGCATATCGGCAACGGCCGCATGCTGATCGTTTTCGATCTGCTGTTCCGCGTGCTGCGTCATGAGTTCGGGCAGGATCACGTCAAATATGTCCGCAACATCACGGACGTCGATGACAAGATCAACGCCCGCGCCGCCGAGCGCGGCGTCGACATCAGCGTGCTCACCGGCGAGATGACGGCGATTTTTCATCAGGACGTTGAGGCGCTCGGATGCCTGCCGCCGACCGTCGAGCCGCGCGCCACCGGGCATATGGTGGAGATGATCGCCATTATTGAAAGGCTGATCGCGAAGGGCAACGCTTATGTCGCCGACGGCCATGTGCTGTTCGACGTGCCCTCCATGCCGGACTATGGCCAGCTCTCGAAGCGCCCGCTCGACGAAATGATCGCCGGCGCGCGCGTCGAAGTCGCGCCCTATAAGCGCGGGCCGATGGATTTCGTCTTGTGGAAGCCCTCGGCGCCGGAGGAGCCCGGCTGGCCAAGCCCCTGGGGACGCGGGCGCCCCGGCTGGCATATCGAATGCTCGGCGATGAGCTGGAAGCATCTTGGCGAGACATTCGATATTCACGGCGGCGGCATCGACCTCGTGTTTCCGCATCACGAGAATGAAATCGCGCAGACGCGCTGCGCCTTTGGCCATCGGATCATGGCCAATATCTGGATGCACAACGGGCACCTTCAGGTCGAAGGCGAGAAAATGTCGAAGAGCCTCGGCAATTTCATCACCATCCACGAACTGTTGCATAGCGACAAGTTCGGTGGAAGGCCGTGGCCGGGCGAAGTGCTAAGGCTTGCGATGCTGCGCACGCATTACCGCCAGCCGATCGACTTTACGGTGAAGGCGTTGGAGGAGGCGGAGCAGACTTTGGAGCGATGGCGGAATTACGCAGTTCTTTCGGACCAATCCGACGGCGCTCCTCCGGCATTTCTTGAAGCATTGGAAGACGACCTCAATACGCCAAAGGCGCTAAGTGAGATTCATTCGCTCTATCGAGTTGGCGTTATCTCCGGTGCTCCGCCCGAAAATGACGAGGAGCCACGCGTACGAGCATTTAATGCGGAAACCAAACGCTCGTCGGCTCAATTGCGTAGTTGCTTACACTTGCTCGGGCTGGACCGGATATGGGCCCCGAGTTGGAATCGACCTTCTAGCAAAATCGATGCTTCTCGGAGAATTGAGATCGAAGCCTTGATCGCCGCCCGCGAGGACGCGCGCAAGAGTAGAAACTGGGCCGAATCCGACCGCATCCGCGATGAGTTGGACGCTATGGGCGTGGCGCTCAAGGACAACAAGGACGGCGCGACGAGCTGGGAGGCAAAGCGATGA
- a CDS encoding GNAT family N-acetyltransferase, with protein MNASAAFPKPTLRPYLAADLPLLFEIRLSAIEELTEEDYDEAQRRAWAELADDEEALGEALKKGLSLVGLVGGAPVGFIVLTEGGLISQLYVHPAVARTGVATALVDAIEKLAAARKLESLVVDASDTAKPLFDRRGYVAERRNTIALGDVWLGNTRMKKKLSP; from the coding sequence ATGAACGCCAGCGCCGCTTTTCCAAAGCCGACGCTGCGACCTTATCTCGCCGCCGATCTGCCGCTGCTGTTCGAGATCAGACTCTCGGCGATCGAGGAATTGACCGAAGAGGATTATGACGAGGCGCAGCGCCGCGCCTGGGCGGAGCTTGCCGATGATGAAGAAGCGCTCGGGGAAGCTTTAAAGAAAGGCTTGAGCCTTGTGGGTCTCGTCGGCGGCGCGCCGGTCGGCTTCATTGTGCTCACTGAGGGCGGCCTCATCAGTCAACTTTATGTCCATCCGGCGGTCGCGCGCACCGGCGTCGCAACCGCGCTCGTTGATGCGATCGAAAAACTCGCCGCCGCACGAAAACTCGAAAGCCTCGTCGTCGACGCCAGCGATACCGCCAAACCCCTGTTCGACAGGCGCGGCTATGTCGCCGAGCGGCGCAACACGATCGCGCTCGGAGATGTGTGGCTCGGCAACACGCGCATGAAGAAAAAACTGTCCCCATGA
- the cimA gene encoding citramalate synthase, whose amino-acid sequence MRKERLSLFDTTLRDGAQTTGVDFSLADKRHIAAMLDDLGLDYIEGGYPGANQTDTAFFSARPNLRHARFAAFGMVKRAGRSVENDPGLATLFEADADTITFVAKAWDYHVRVALGVSLEENLEAIRLSIEAALAHKREVILDCEHFFDGFKADPFYALNVARTAFEAGARWIVLCDTNGGALPHEVEAIVAVVRDRVPGAYLGIHAHNDTDNAVANSLAAVRAGVRQIHGALNGLGERCGNANLTSIIPTLLLKPDFADAFEIGVSLEKLKSLTKVSHTLDELLNRAPNRHAPYVGASAFATKAGIHASAVVKDPKTYEHVSPEAVGNKRRLLVSDQAGKSNILAELERIGVKLEKNDARVGRLLDEVKQKEALGYAYEGADASFELLARRVLGEVPDFFEVERFRVDVERRHNAQGDLVTVSEAVVKVRIDGETSISAAEGEGPVNALDLALRKDLGKYQPFIEDLNLVDYRVRVFQGGTDAVTRVLVEFTDSSGENWSTVGVSANIIDASFQALTDAITFRLLKSGA is encoded by the coding sequence ATGAGGAAAGAACGTCTGAGCCTCTTCGACACCACTCTGCGCGACGGCGCGCAGACGACGGGCGTTGATTTTTCGCTGGCCGACAAGCGCCATATAGCGGCGATGCTGGATGACCTCGGCCTTGATTATATCGAGGGCGGCTACCCGGGCGCGAACCAGACCGATACGGCGTTTTTCTCCGCGCGGCCGAACCTCCGCCATGCGCGCTTCGCCGCTTTCGGCATGGTGAAGCGCGCCGGGCGCTCCGTCGAAAATGATCCGGGCCTCGCAACGCTTTTTGAGGCCGACGCCGATACGATCACTTTCGTCGCCAAGGCGTGGGACTATCATGTCCGCGTCGCGCTCGGCGTTTCGCTGGAAGAAAATCTCGAAGCGATCCGGCTGTCCATCGAGGCGGCGCTCGCTCATAAGCGTGAAGTCATCCTTGACTGCGAGCATTTCTTCGACGGCTTCAAGGCCGATCCTTTCTATGCGCTGAATGTCGCCAGGACGGCGTTTGAGGCCGGCGCCCGCTGGATCGTTCTTTGCGACACCAATGGCGGCGCGCTGCCGCATGAGGTCGAGGCCATTGTCGCGGTGGTCAGGGATCGCGTGCCGGGCGCATATCTTGGCATCCACGCCCATAATGACACGGACAATGCGGTGGCCAATTCATTGGCGGCGGTGCGGGCCGGCGTCAGGCAGATTCACGGCGCGCTGAACGGCCTCGGCGAGCGCTGCGGCAACGCCAATCTCACCTCGATCATTCCGACGCTTCTCCTGAAGCCGGATTTCGCCGACGCCTTCGAGATCGGCGTCTCGCTGGAAAAACTGAAGAGCCTCACCAAGGTCAGTCATACGCTGGACGAATTGCTGAACCGCGCGCCGAACCGCCATGCGCCCTATGTGGGCGCCTCGGCCTTTGCGACCAAGGCGGGCATCCATGCCTCGGCGGTGGTGAAGGATCCAAAAACCTACGAGCATGTGTCGCCCGAGGCGGTCGGCAACAAGCGCCGTCTGCTCGTGTCGGATCAGGCCGGCAAATCCAACATTCTCGCGGAACTGGAGCGCATCGGCGTCAAGCTCGAGAAGAACGATGCGCGCGTCGGCCGTCTGCTCGACGAGGTCAAACAGAAAGAGGCGCTTGGCTATGCCTATGAGGGGGCCGACGCCTCTTTCGAGCTGCTGGCGCGCCGCGTCCTTGGCGAGGTTCCGGATTTCTTCGAGGTCGAGCGTTTTCGCGTCGATGTCGAGCGCCGCCACAACGCGCAAGGCGATCTCGTCACCGTCTCGGAAGCAGTGGTCAAGGTGCGCATCGACGGCGAAACCTCGATCTCGGCCGCCGAAGGCGAAGGGCCGGTGAACGCGCTCGATCTCGCTCTGCGCAAGGATCTCGGCAAGTATCAGCCCTTCATCGAAGACCTCAATCTCGTCGATTATCGCGTGCGCGTTTTCCAGGGGGGCACCGACGCCGTGACGCGCGTGCTGGTCGAATTTACCGACTCGTCCGGCGAGAACTGGTCGACGGTCGGCGTGTCGGCCAATATCATCGACGCGTCATTTCAGGCGCTGACCGACGCCATCACCTTCAGGCTTTTGAAGTCGGGGGCTTAA
- a CDS encoding manganese catalase family protein — MFLHKTLPIHEVRVENPDPVFAEKLLEQYGGATGELSAALTYLTQSYHTDDPAIRDMLQDIGTEELGHLEMIALLIEQHTKRASGDLQDKAYQSTLFAIRGPGPHLVDSKGTTWDSRYVSEGGHVVRDLRANISAEAGALNTYEQLIAMATDDGTRAALRHLATREVSHTHMFMEALNSLNALDKPLFGDLKPDETVNLYFNLSSGPGGDERGPWNREPTFQYVAEPLHEAEQQQRGASSSRSSRSK, encoded by the coding sequence ATGTTTTTGCACAAGACCCTGCCCATTCACGAAGTCCGCGTCGAAAATCCAGACCCCGTCTTTGCGGAAAAGCTTCTCGAGCAGTACGGCGGCGCGACCGGGGAATTGTCCGCGGCTCTGACGTATCTGACGCAGTCTTATCATACGGATGATCCCGCCATCCGGGACATGCTTCAGGACATCGGGACCGAAGAACTCGGTCACCTCGAAATGATCGCGCTCCTCATCGAGCAACATACAAAGCGCGCCTCGGGGGATTTGCAGGACAAGGCCTATCAAAGCACGCTCTTCGCCATTCGCGGTCCTGGCCCGCATCTTGTCGATTCGAAGGGCACAACCTGGGATTCGCGCTATGTCAGCGAAGGCGGTCACGTGGTGCGTGACCTGCGCGCCAATATTTCCGCGGAGGCCGGCGCGCTCAATACCTATGAGCAGCTCATCGCCATGGCGACCGACGACGGCACGCGCGCGGCGTTGAGACATCTCGCAACGCGCGAGGTCTCCCATACGCATATGTTCATGGAGGCGCTGAATTCCCTGAACGCGCTCGACAAACCGCTATTTGGCGATCTCAAGCCGGACGAGACCGTTAATCTCTACTTCAATCTCTCCTCCGGCCCGGGCGGCGACGAGCGCGGTCCGTGGAATCGCGAGCCGACGTTCCAATATGTCGCCGAGCCGTTGCACGAGGCGGAGCAACAGCAGCGCGGCGCGTCTTCGTCGCGCAGCAGCAGATCGAAATGA
- a CDS encoding energy transducer TonB: MLHKLAGGDHGSGSQRDVTEDPLIADPPLRADLDDHLVAPPDASLDETRRRRFIWILAACVIAHALVLAILFYESNSPQKMAQVEEIPVELVPQMPEEKVEPPPPPPPPPPKQKEQPKPKQKVVDDEQPAYDAPREANKETIEREAPEKETQAQRVAPPSTQTAETPAPPKPAEAPPNAIVQAPEEEAPAKLADDNPNAEPLDKAEPAPQKKPTEKKAPVISKAPSTRSKNLSVSDQLAALSSVPEYHLGSAAKPSPIGGGTAKTTYLSILFGLIMRQMHVPSDLRNGHQQVEGIVAFYVDENGNLTHQAVYRASGRPDLDAAALNAVRRAAPFPAPPRGDPHAIWFHYDTR; the protein is encoded by the coding sequence ATGCTTCATAAGCTTGCCGGCGGCGACCATGGTTCTGGATCGCAACGCGATGTGACCGAAGATCCTTTGATCGCCGATCCGCCCCTTCGGGCGGATCTTGACGATCATCTGGTCGCGCCGCCTGACGCCTCGTTGGATGAGACGCGGCGGCGACGGTTCATCTGGATTCTGGCCGCCTGCGTCATTGCTCACGCGCTCGTGCTGGCGATTCTCTTTTACGAGAGCAATTCGCCCCAGAAGATGGCGCAGGTCGAGGAAATCCCGGTCGAGCTCGTGCCCCAGATGCCGGAGGAGAAAGTCGAACCGCCGCCCCCTCCTCCGCCGCCGCCGCCGAAGCAAAAGGAGCAGCCAAAGCCCAAGCAGAAGGTGGTCGACGATGAGCAGCCGGCCTACGACGCTCCGCGAGAAGCCAATAAGGAAACCATAGAAAGAGAAGCCCCCGAAAAGGAAACGCAGGCGCAGCGCGTCGCGCCGCCATCGACGCAGACCGCCGAGACGCCGGCGCCGCCGAAGCCGGCGGAAGCGCCGCCGAACGCCATTGTTCAGGCGCCGGAGGAAGAGGCGCCGGCTAAGCTTGCCGACGACAATCCAAACGCCGAACCGCTCGACAAGGCCGAGCCCGCGCCGCAGAAGAAGCCAACCGAGAAAAAAGCGCCCGTCATCAGCAAGGCGCCCTCGACGAGATCCAAGAACCTCTCCGTGTCGGATCAGCTGGCGGCGCTGTCCTCGGTTCCCGAATACCATCTCGGATCGGCGGCGAAACCTTCCCCAATCGGCGGCGGGACCGCGAAGACCACCTATTTGTCGATTCTGTTCGGCCTCATCATGCGCCAGATGCATGTTCCCTCGGATCTGCGGAACGGCCATCAGCAGGTTGAAGGAATTGTCGCCTTTTACGTCGATGAGAACGGCAATCTGACGCATCAGGCTGTCTATCGCGCGAGCGGGCGCCCTGATCTTGACGCGGCGGCGCTCAACGCCGTGCGCCGGGCGGCGCCCTTCCCCGCCCCGCCACGGGGCGATCCGCACGCCATCTGGTTCCATTACGACACGAGATAG
- a CDS encoding TIGR00730 family Rossman fold protein — protein sequence MSAKPLRIQPEAPRIRAICVYCGSAQDVEPAYAAAATSLGGALAAAGIELIYGGGGNGLMGAIARAALAGGGKVTGIIPEFLHRRDRLLPEIQETIIVSDMHTRKRLMFERADAFVALPGGIGTLEELVEQLTWVQLERHTKPVVIADVGGFWQPLLDLFEHMRERRFIQSSFEIRYLVAEKIDDVLPMIESAAARVDLLGVRKETIDPRL from the coding sequence ATGTCAGCCAAACCACTTCGCATCCAGCCGGAGGCTCCGCGCATCCGCGCCATTTGCGTTTATTGCGGCTCGGCGCAGGACGTCGAGCCCGCCTATGCGGCCGCCGCGACAAGCCTTGGCGGCGCCTTGGCGGCGGCCGGCATCGAGCTTATCTATGGCGGCGGCGGCAATGGCCTCATGGGAGCAATCGCGCGGGCGGCCCTGGCCGGCGGCGGCAAAGTCACCGGCATCATCCCTGAATTTCTCCATCGCAGGGACAGGCTGCTGCCGGAAATTCAGGAAACCATCATTGTTTCCGACATGCATACGCGCAAGCGCCTGATGTTCGAGCGCGCCGACGCTTTCGTCGCGCTGCCGGGCGGCATCGGCACGCTCGAGGAGCTTGTCGAGCAATTGACCTGGGTCCAGCTTGAGCGCCACACAAAGCCGGTGGTGATCGCCGACGTCGGCGGATTCTGGCAGCCGCTGCTTGATCTTTTCGAACACATGCGTGAACGCCGTTTTATTCAATCTTCGTTCGAAATCCGCTATCTTGTAGCCGAGAAGATCGACGACGTTCTGCCGATGATCGAATCCGCCGCGGCCAGGGTCGATCTCCTCGGCGTCCGTAAGGAGACCATCGATCCACGATTGTAA
- a CDS encoding ABCB family ABC transporter ATP-binding protein/permease — protein sequence MMRRLWPYIWPSSRPDLKWRIYAAIVLLLAAKLVTIAAPYSFKWATDSLVDPARLPFSGLLAAPLALTLLYGVLRITMALFTQVRDAVFADVAMHAVRRLASDVFEHLHLLSLRFHLERKTGGLTRILERGRNSIETIVRTSMLTAIPTLVEFCLILTVLLVQFDWRYVGVVTLMIGVYVAFTFTATNWRIGIRRAMNESDTDANTKAIDSLLNFETVKYFNAEEREKQRYDVSIARYERMSVKTYTSLAFLNAGQAVIFTFGLTAIMIMSLAGVRSGSHTIGDFILVNAMMIQLFQPLSYLGMVYRELRQSTIDIEMMFDIMSQNPEVKDRPGAKQLAVGKGEIRFENVFFHYDPRRPILKGLSFDIPAGKTVAIVGASGAGKSTIARLLFRFYEPAKGRILIDGQDIGAVTQTSLRGAIGIVPQDTVLFNDSIAYNIRYGRDGASDSEVREAARLAQIDRFIEGAPGAYDAQVGERGLKLSGGEKQRVAIARTILKGPPILVLDEATSALDSFTEREIQDALDRVARGRTTLVIAHRLATVVNADEIIVLDKGAIIERGSHGELLERGGVYAAMWSRQYEIRQAEEILRRAALAEGDRVSISIEPGDGEGSDEPRTAEKDSAAA from the coding sequence ATGATGCGTCGCCTCTGGCCCTATATCTGGCCGTCGAGCCGGCCTGATCTCAAATGGCGCATATACGCCGCCATTGTGCTCCTGCTGGCGGCGAAACTCGTCACCATCGCGGCGCCCTATTCATTCAAATGGGCGACGGATTCGCTTGTCGACCCCGCGCGGCTGCCGTTTTCCGGCCTTCTCGCGGCGCCTTTGGCGCTCACGCTCCTTTATGGCGTCCTGCGCATCACAATGGCGCTGTTCACGCAGGTGCGCGACGCGGTTTTCGCCGATGTCGCAATGCATGCCGTCCGGCGCCTCGCAAGCGACGTGTTCGAGCATCTTCACCTTTTGTCCCTGCGCTTTCATCTCGAGCGCAAGACCGGGGGCCTTACGCGCATTCTCGAGCGCGGCCGAAATTCAATCGAGACGATCGTGCGCACCTCGATGCTGACGGCGATTCCGACACTCGTCGAATTTTGCCTGATCCTCACCGTTCTGCTCGTCCAGTTCGACTGGCGCTATGTCGGCGTGGTGACTCTCATGATCGGCGTCTATGTCGCCTTCACTTTCACGGCGACCAACTGGCGGATCGGCATCCGCCGGGCCATGAACGAGAGCGACACGGACGCCAACACCAAGGCCATCGACAGTCTGCTGAACTTCGAGACGGTCAAATATTTCAATGCGGAGGAGCGCGAAAAACAGCGCTATGACGTGTCCATTGCGCGCTATGAGCGCATGAGCGTCAAGACCTATACCTCGCTCGCTTTCCTCAACGCAGGACAGGCGGTGATTTTCACCTTCGGGCTCACCGCCATCATGATCATGAGCCTGGCGGGCGTCCGCAGCGGCTCTCATACGATAGGCGATTTCATCCTCGTCAATGCGATGATGATTCAGCTGTTTCAGCCCTTGAGCTATCTCGGCATGGTGTACCGCGAATTGCGCCAGTCGACGATCGACATTGAAATGATGTTCGACATCATGTCGCAAAATCCCGAGGTGAAGGATCGTCCCGGCGCAAAACAGCTCGCGGTTGGCAAGGGCGAGATCCGTTTTGAGAATGTGTTCTTTCACTATGATCCGCGCCGGCCGATCCTCAAAGGCCTCAGTTTCGACATTCCCGCGGGCAAGACTGTCGCCATCGTCGGCGCTTCGGGCGCTGGCAAATCGACTATCGCGCGCCTGCTCTTTCGCTTCTACGAGCCGGCCAAGGGGCGCATCCTCATCGACGGGCAGGACATCGGCGCCGTCACGCAGACCTCCTTGCGCGGGGCCATCGGCATCGTCCCGCAGGATACAGTGCTGTTCAACGACAGCATCGCCTATAATATTCGCTATGGCCGCGACGGCGCCAGCGACTCCGAAGTGCGGGAGGCGGCGCGACTCGCGCAGATCGACCGCTTTATCGAGGGCGCGCCCGGCGCCTATGACGCGCAGGTCGGCGAGCGCGGGCTGAAACTTTCGGGCGGCGAAAAGCAGCGCGTCGCCATCGCCCGCACGATCCTGAAAGGCCCGCCCATTCTGGTTCTCGACGAGGCGACCTCGGCGCTGGATTCCTTTACCGAGCGCGAGATTCAGGACGCGCTCGACCGTGTTGCGCGCGGACGCACGACGCTCGTCATCGCGCACCGGCTGGCGACCGTCGTCAACGCGGACGAGATCATCGTGCTCGACAAGGGCGCCATCATCGAGCGCGGCTCGCATGGGGAATTGCTGGAGCGCGGCGGCGTCTATGCCGCCATGTGGAGCCGCCAGTATGAAATCCGCCAGGCCGAAGAAATCCTTCGCCGGGCGGCGCTGGCGGAGGGCGACAGGGTCAGCATCAGCATCGAGCCCGGCGATGGGGAAGGGAGCGACGAACCAAGGACTGCGGAAAAGGATTCCGCCGCCGCTTGA
- a CDS encoding phosphatidylserine decarboxylase: MSIIDSIRRQVTPIHPEGYIFIASFGVAALILGSFFSPLGWIGAIATVWCVYFFRDPVRHTPVDDTLVVSPADGVISSIGYFIPPPELGLGVEPLQRISVFMSVFDCHVNRAPVAGRIVKIAYKPGLFLNADLDKASEDNERNGIVIETAGGRFGVVQIAGLIARRIVCFVRQGESLGAGDRLGLIRFGSRVDVYLPGVARSLVTIGSKAVAGETVLAELRSSAGKRVFKAS, encoded by the coding sequence ATGTCGATTATCGATTCCATTCGCAGGCAAGTGACGCCGATCCACCCTGAAGGATATATTTTTATCGCCTCCTTCGGCGTCGCCGCCTTGATCCTTGGCTCGTTCTTCAGCCCTCTCGGCTGGATCGGCGCCATCGCGACGGTCTGGTGCGTCTATTTCTTTCGCGATCCCGTGCGCCACACGCCGGTCGACGACACGCTGGTGGTCTCGCCGGCCGACGGCGTGATTTCATCGATCGGCTATTTCATTCCGCCGCCCGAACTCGGCCTTGGAGTCGAGCCTTTGCAGCGCATTTCCGTTTTCATGTCGGTGTTCGATTGCCACGTCAATCGAGCGCCCGTAGCCGGGCGGATCGTGAAGATCGCCTATAAGCCGGGGCTTTTTCTGAACGCCGACCTTGATAAGGCGAGCGAGGATAATGAGCGCAACGGCATTGTCATCGAAACCGCCGGCGGCCGCTTCGGCGTCGTGCAGATCGCCGGCCTGATCGCGCGCCGCATCGTCTGCTTTGTGCGGCAGGGCGAATCGCTTGGCGCAGGCGACCGGCTCGGCCTCATCCGGTTCGGCTCTCGCGTCGACGTTTATCTGCCCGGCGTCGCGCGCAGCCTGGTGACGATCGGCTCAAAGGCGGTCGCAGGAGAAACCGTGCTGGCGGAGCTACGCTCGAGCGCGGGCAAACGCGTATTCAAGGCAAGCTAG
- the sppA gene encoding signal peptide peptidase SppA, with the protein MPAPLFADYLVERRLLRRRLSFWRVFAFTVAALVVIILGLRVFGSDGAFNFSPRIARLSISGIITGDRDTLKLISRIEDSDAAAVLVSINSPGGTTTGAERLFEAIRRLSAKKPTVAVVGTMAASGGYIAALGADQIVAQGNSLVGSIGVLVEYPNFTKLLDTIGVKVEDVKSSPLKASPNGFEPTTPEARAALASIVDDSFAWFKALVKDRRGMTDAQLAAVDDGRVFTGRQGRDLHLVDRIGGEREAIAWLEQEKSVPKGLKVRDWKPTQSLERLGIFSFAARGAALFHLDWLSQLFAQGDEFTRSRMLDGLVSIWQVDGAN; encoded by the coding sequence ATGCCTGCGCCCCTGTTTGCAGACTATCTCGTCGAGCGCCGGCTTCTGCGGCGCCGTCTGTCGTTCTGGCGCGTCTTCGCTTTCACTGTGGCCGCGCTCGTCGTCATTATCCTCGGGCTGCGGGTTTTCGGTTCTGACGGCGCGTTCAATTTCTCGCCGCGGATCGCGCGGCTTTCCATCTCCGGGATCATCACAGGCGACCGCGACACGCTGAAGCTCATCTCGAGGATCGAGGATTCGGACGCGGCCGCGGTGTTGGTCTCGATCAATAGCCCGGGCGGAACGACGACGGGCGCCGAACGGCTTTTTGAGGCAATCCGTCGTCTGTCAGCTAAAAAGCCGACCGTCGCCGTCGTCGGCACGATGGCCGCCTCGGGCGGCTACATCGCGGCACTTGGCGCTGATCAGATCGTCGCGCAGGGCAATTCGCTCGTCGGGTCGATCGGCGTTTTGGTCGAATATCCGAATTTCACCAAGCTGCTCGACACGATTGGCGTCAAGGTGGAGGACGTCAAATCGTCCCCTCTCAAGGCTTCGCCAAACGGCTTTGAGCCGACGACGCCTGAAGCGCGGGCCGCGCTCGCCTCAATCGTTGACGACAGTTTTGCGTGGTTCAAGGCGCTTGTGAAGGATCGCCGCGGAATGACCGACGCTCAGCTCGCAGCCGTCGACGACGGCCGCGTCTTTACCGGCCGTCAGGGTCGCGACCTCCATCTCGTTGATCGCATCGGCGGAGAACGCGAAGCAATCGCTTGGCTGGAACAGGAAAAATCCGTGCCGAAGGGCCTCAAGGTGCGCGACTGGAAGCCGACCCAATCGCTGGAGCGTCTCGGGATATTCAGCTTCGCCGCGCGCGGCGCCGCGCTCTTCCATCTTGACTGGCTGAGCCAGCTCTTCGCTCAAGGCGATGAGTTCACGCGCTCGCGCATGCTTGACGGTCTCGTTTCGATTTGGCAGGTTGACGGCGCGAACTGA
- a CDS encoding integration host factor subunit beta, producing the protein MIKSELVQRIADRNPHLYLRDVEKIVNAILDEITGALARGDRVELRGFGAFSVKHRDARVGRNPRTGAHVSVDEKVVPFFKTGKEMRERLNDGYDG; encoded by the coding sequence ATGATCAAATCCGAGCTCGTGCAGCGTATTGCCGACCGCAATCCGCATCTTTATTTGCGTGATGTGGAAAAGATCGTGAATGCGATTCTCGATGAAATCACCGGCGCTCTCGCCCGCGGGGATCGCGTAGAACTGCGCGGTTTCGGGGCGTTTTCGGTCAAGCATCGGGACGCGCGCGTCGGCCGCAATCCGCGTACAGGCGCTCATGTCTCGGTTGATGAAAAGGTCGTTCCTTTTTTCAAGACCGGCAAGGAAATGCGTGAGCGATTGAATGATGGCTATGACGGTTGA
- a CDS encoding lipopolysaccharide assembly protein LapA domain-containing protein: protein MAKFLKWLFLLPIIVIGLALALANRQIATIYFDPFPNGGVNGPQISAPFFLILFVALMAGVVIGGVATWIGQAPHRRAARRTRAELRRLSAERTRHNLHPAIENRRGA from the coding sequence ATGGCGAAATTCTTGAAATGGCTGTTTCTGCTCCCGATCATCGTCATTGGCCTCGCTCTCGCCCTGGCCAACCGGCAGATCGCAACCATCTACTTTGATCCTTTTCCGAATGGCGGCGTTAATGGCCCGCAAATCAGCGCGCCCTTCTTCCTCATTCTCTTTGTTGCGCTGATGGCCGGCGTCGTCATCGGCGGCGTCGCGACCTGGATCGGACAGGCGCCGCATCGGCGCGCCGCACGGCGCACGCGCGCTGAACTGAGGCGCCTCTCGGCCGAACGGACCCGCCACAATCTGCATCCGGCGATCGAGAATCGCCGCGGCGCCTGA